The sequence CGCTTCAGCCCGGAGAACCTGGACGCCAACCAGGTGCTGGTCAGGCTGGTGGAGCGGACCGCCGAGGAAAAGCACGCCACTCCGGCCCAGATCGCCCTGGCCTGGGTCCTGGCCCGCAAGCCGTGGATCGTGCCGATCTTCGGCACCAAAAGTCCGCAGCGCCTTCAGGAGAACCTGGGTGCCGCCGACATCGCGTTGACCGCGGACGAAGTGAGCCAACTGGACGCCGCGCTGGCGAACATCGAAATTTCCGGGGACCGCTACCCGGCCCATCTGGCCAAGCAGACCGGGCGATAACCTCAACCATAATCAAAACAAAACCGTTTGTGATACAGGATAGACACTTTGGAAACCCTACGTAAAAACATCGGCTTCATCGCGGCCACGTTGTCCATGCTCATGGCCTTTGCCGCGTCCGCCACGCCGATCCCCCTCTACGACCTCTACCGTCGGACCGAGGGGCTCACCTACAACGACCTCTCCCTGACCGCCGTGGTCTACTTCATCGGCGCGATTTCGGCCCTCCTGTTCTTCGGCCGCATCTCGGACCATCTGGGCCGCAAGCCTGTCACCTTCCTCGCCTTCGGACTGGCGGCCGTGGCCAGCCTGATCCTGCTGCACGTGGACAGCGCATGGCCGCTGATCATCGCCCGGCTCCTGCTCGGGCTGTCCTGCGGCCTGGCTTCCAGCGCCATCGCGGCGTACGTGGTGGACAGCGCGCCGCCTTCCCTGAGTTGGTTGTCCGCAGTGATCGTGGGCAACTCGCCCATGGTCGGGCTGACCCTGGGCGCACTGGCCTCGGGCACGCTGGTCGAGTACGCCCCATACCCGAGGATGCTCTGTTACCTCTTCGTCCTGATCGAGATCGCGGTGGTCTGTGCCCTGGTCCTGCTGGGCAGGGAGACCATGGAGCGCAAGCCCGGCTTGGTCGCCTCCTTCCGGCCCACCTTTTCCATGCCCCAAGCGGACAGGCGGCTGTACCCTATCTCGGCCTGCCTCTTTTTGGCCACCTGGGCTCTGGGCGGCTTTTTCCAGGCCTACGGTCCGTCCATCGCGGCCGACCAACTCGGCTCGTCGAGCACGCTCACCGCAGCCATCGTGTTCTCCTCCTTCCTGCTGCCCAGCGCCATCGGCGGTCCGCTTTCAGCCAGGCTCTCCCCGGCCCGGGCGCAGCGTTTCGGCATCGTCGGCTTCACCCTGGCCGTGGTCGGCGTGATCATGGCCGTGAAAATGTCCATGATCGTCACCTTCCTGATCATGAGCGCCATCGCGGGCGCGGCTCAGGGCGTTGCGTTGACGGGCAGCATCCGCTCCCTGCTCGACGGCATCTCCTCGCGCGACCGGGCCGGAGTCCTGTCGCTGATCTATGCCACATCGTACACCGGTGCGGCGGTGACCAGCTTTCTGGCCGGTCAGCTCTCCAAGTTCCTGAACCTCTACCAGTTGCTCCTGTGTTACGGCGGACTGGCCGCCGCAGCCTGCGTGATCACGCTCGTTTTTGCCCGCGAACCGGGGGAGAGCTGAGCCTGAGCCGTCAGCGCCGATCAAGAGACACGAATGGGCAACGAATCCCTGCCCAAAAACCCTCCAACGCCTGCCGATTTGGACGATCGGGCAATACTTGTGGAGAAATGGCCTACATGGCCGGTCTGAAATGACGTATGGTGGGGTTGTTAGGTTGACGGAAGGATCACCCTTCCAGACCAACCACAAGGAGCCAAATATGAATATAGTCGAAATATACCAAACTCTCCTGCAGCAGACGGACGCCGCCTGGACCTGCGCCGCCACGGTCGGCGGCTGGTTCTCCGCGGAACTGCTCTGCTCCATGACCGTGAACATCACCATCCTGGCCGCCGTGCTGTTCGGTGCAGTCCGTTTGTTTGCGCCGATCCGCCTCAAGAACGGGACGGATTCCACCTCAACGCCCATGCGCCGCAACTGATTCGGGTTACGGCCGGGACCAGTCCGCAACACGAGATGCACAGCCATGAACATGCTCTATAAAATCATCATACTGCTCGCCCTGCTGGCACTGGTGCTCGCCGTTTCCGGCTGCTTCTATTTCCGGCAGGAGAAGTTCGGCAGGCTGCCCCAGGGAGCCCGCCTCGACCGCATTTCCCAGTCTCCCAACTACCATGGGGGGACCTTCGAAAACCGCGAACCCATCGTCAGCGTGGTCGAGGGCGGCGAGGGACTCGGCCTGTGGCTGAAGTTTCTGCTGCGCAACGACGACAACCTGACTCCGCCCGCGCCCATGCCCACGGTCAAGACCGACCTCAAGGGCATGGACCCGAACCGTGACGCCGTGGTCTGGCTGGGACACTCTTCCTACTTCATCCGGCTCGGCGGCCGGACCATCCTGATCGACCCGGTCTTGAGCGACCACGCCGCGCCCGTGTCCTTCTCGACCCGCGCCTTTGACGGCACGACCATCTACACCGCCGGGGACATGCCGGACATCGACTACCTGCTCATCTCCCACGACCACTGGGACCACCTGGACTACGACACGGTCACGGCCCTGGAGCCGAGGATCAAACACGTAGTAACAGGGCTGGGCGTCGGCGAACACTTCGCCCGCTGGGGCTTTCCAGATGACAAGGTCGTGGAGGCCGACTGGGACGACGACGTGCAATTGGAGGACGGATTGACCATTCACGTCCTGACGGCACGGCATTTTTCCGGACGTCTGTTCGACCGCAACCGCACCCTGTGGGTCGCCTTTGCCCTGGAGACCCCGTCCCAGCGCATCTTCTACAGCGGCGACAGCGGCTACGGAACCCACTTCAAGGCCATCGGCCAGCGGTTCGGCGGGTTCAACCTGGCCCTGCTCGACAGCGGCCAGTACAACAAGGCGTGGCAGTACGTGCACATGAATCCCGAGCAGTCGGTCCAGGCCGCCCAGGACCTGAACGCCGCAGCCGCCCTGCCGTCCCACGCCGGCCGGTTCAACATCTCCTACCACTCCTGGGACGATCCGTTCCGGCGCTTTGCGGCCGCCAGCGAAGACAAGTCGTTCCGCCTCGTCACGCCGGAAATCGGCGAGACCGTTTATCTCGACGACACCCACCAGACCTTCCCCCACTGGTGGGAGACACTGTAGTCCTCCACGCACGAAAAAGCCCCGCCACGGATCCACGTGACGGGGCTTTTTTCATGTCTGAAAAGGAGGCCGCTACGAATCCTGGTGCCGTCCCTGACCGAGCATGAAGACGCCGAAGGTGGCGAACAGGTTGGGCAGAAAGGTGATGACCTTGCCCTGCTCGTCGTGGTGGTGGGTGGAAATGGCCACCTCCTTGACGATGGGAACGCCCAGGTGTCGGCAGAACCTGCGGAAGTCGATGATCGGAATGACCCGGATGTTCGGGGTGTTGTACCACTCGTACGGCAGCTCCTTGGACATGGGCGCGCGCCCGGTAAAGAGCATCTGGAGCCGGTTCCGGAAATGGGTGAAGTTCGGGAACGAAACAATGCCGAGCCTGCCCACGCGCAACATCTCCCGGATAAGGGTCTCCGGGTCCAGGACCTGCATCAGGGCCTGAGACAGGATGACGTAGTCAAACGCGTTGTCCGGGTAGTCCTCGATCTCCTCGTAGATGTCGCCGTGGATGACGGACAACCCCTTGGCGATGGCCTCGCCCGCAGCCTGCTCGTCGATCTCGATACCGGTGCCGAGGATGGATTTCTGTTCGGTCAGGTGGGCCAGCAGCGAGCCGGTGCGGCAGCCGAGGTCGAGCACGCGGCTGCCCGGTTCTATCCATTTTGCGATGACTTGAAGATCGAATCTCATTCGGACTCTCCGATGCGGCAGTGCAGACAGACCTTGTTCAAAAAGCCGGAGAGCAGGTCGGAAAGCCGCGTGTTGGGCAACAGGAAGGCGTCGTGGCCCCACGGGGCCTCGATCTCGCAGAACGAGACGTCCAGGCTGTTCTTTTTCATGGCCTTGACCATGGTCTTGGACTGGTAGGTCGGGTAGAGCCAGTCCGAGGTGAAGGAGACCACAAGGTAGCGGCAGGAGGCGCGCGAAAAGGCGGCCACCAGGGAGCCGTCGCCGTACTGGTTCTCCAGGTTGAAATAGTCGGCGGCCTTGGTCAG is a genomic window of uncultured Pseudodesulfovibrio sp. containing:
- the metW gene encoding methionine biosynthesis protein MetW, which encodes MRFDLQVIAKWIEPGSRVLDLGCRTGSLLAHLTEQKSILGTGIEIDEQAAGEAIAKGLSVIHGDIYEEIEDYPDNAFDYVILSQALMQVLDPETLIREMLRVGRLGIVSFPNFTHFRNRLQMLFTGRAPMSKELPYEWYNTPNIRVIPIIDFRRFCRHLGVPIVKEVAISTHHHDEQGKVITFLPNLFATFGVFMLGQGRHQDS
- a CDS encoding MBL fold metallo-hydrolase, whose translation is MNMLYKIIILLALLALVLAVSGCFYFRQEKFGRLPQGARLDRISQSPNYHGGTFENREPIVSVVEGGEGLGLWLKFLLRNDDNLTPPAPMPTVKTDLKGMDPNRDAVVWLGHSSYFIRLGGRTILIDPVLSDHAAPVSFSTRAFDGTTIYTAGDMPDIDYLLISHDHWDHLDYDTVTALEPRIKHVVTGLGVGEHFARWGFPDDKVVEADWDDDVQLEDGLTIHVLTARHFSGRLFDRNRTLWVAFALETPSQRIFYSGDSGYGTHFKAIGQRFGGFNLALLDSGQYNKAWQYVHMNPEQSVQAAQDLNAAAALPSHAGRFNISYHSWDDPFRRFAAASEDKSFRLVTPEIGETVYLDDTHQTFPHWWETL
- a CDS encoding MFS transporter; its protein translation is METLRKNIGFIAATLSMLMAFAASATPIPLYDLYRRTEGLTYNDLSLTAVVYFIGAISALLFFGRISDHLGRKPVTFLAFGLAAVASLILLHVDSAWPLIIARLLLGLSCGLASSAIAAYVVDSAPPSLSWLSAVIVGNSPMVGLTLGALASGTLVEYAPYPRMLCYLFVLIEIAVVCALVLLGRETMERKPGLVASFRPTFSMPQADRRLYPISACLFLATWALGGFFQAYGPSIAADQLGSSSTLTAAIVFSSFLLPSAIGGPLSARLSPARAQRFGIVGFTLAVVGVIMAVKMSMIVTFLIMSAIAGAAQGVALTGSIRSLLDGISSRDRAGVLSLIYATSYTGAAVTSFLAGQLSKFLNLYQLLLCYGGLAAAACVITLVFAREPGES